In Geotalea uraniireducens, the genomic window ATGTTAGCACCGGTGCGCCGTTGCACCGAAACAGCGAAGATATATAACAGACCCGGGCAAAAATGGGAATACCTTTAATTTCCCGCCCCTCCCGGCCGGGGGCTGATTGACCGGCATCGTGCGAATAAGTTGACAGCGTGTAAATATGAAAGCTATAGTAAAATTTTCAGAATTGCGAGAGACGCCGACGCGCGCCGGATTGGCCCGTCGAACCAGGAATAAACAGACTCAATCATGCCCTCCCCAAGCGGCAAAACTGATCAGGATTCACGGGGCTCCCTGGCCCTTCCCCTCGGGCGCATGCTGGACAATCTCCTCGAGCGATTTTCCAGTTCGCGTCATGAGGTGAGAAATCGCCGCATCCTGCTGCTCCTTACCGCCCTGTTGCTGACCCTGTTCATTCTTCCCCGCCAGGAATTCCGTTCCGTCCATTACAAGACCGGCGACATCGCTTCCTCCGATATCCGGGCTACTCAGGATTACCTGCTCGAAGACCGGGGCCTCACCGAAAAGAAGCGTAAAGAGGCTGAAGTTGCAGTGCCGTACGTTTACAGCTTCGACAGCCGGGGAGTTGAAGAGGTGGTGGGGCGGTTTCAACAGGCGCTCTCCCTGCTCAAGGAGTCAGCGACCGGCACTGCCCCGCCGGACCGGCCGATCGGCGCTGCCCTGAAGGGCATTTTCGGCGACGAGCTTTCGCCGACGGAAGTCGCCGTCCTGATGCATCTCGGCGCGGATAGCAATTTCTTCGATCAGGTACGGCTCTTGGCCGAACGGTTTGCCGGGCAGAAAATCGTTGCCGACAAGCGCACCTTCGATGCCGATAGCGCCCATGGCATCACCATTGTTGACTCTGCTACCGGCAATCCGCTCGAGATGAACGATTTGACCGTTTCGCCGCTCGATCCCGCCGACGTGGCGGCGAAGATCAGGACGCTGAAAGTTGTCGTCAACGGGATCCCGGCCCACGAGATAGCCACTCTCAAGGAGTTGGTCGTGAAGGCGGTCCGGCCGACACTGGTCTTCAACCGCGATTTGACCGACCGGGCAGTCAAGCGGGCCCGGGACGATGTCCGGCCGGTGCTGCTCCAAGTGAAGCGGGGCGAGATGATTGTCCGGGTTGGCGAGCGGGTGACGGAGGACCAGGCGCAGAAACTGGAGATGATCTTCGCCGCCCGTCACGGCATCAATAATTTTTTCTCCAGTTTCGGCCTGTTCGGCTTGATCCTGGTGCTGTTCTACTTCCCTTACCGGTTTGCGCGCAAGAATATCCGCAAATTCAATCCGAGTACCAAGGACCTGCTGCTCGTTTCGCTGATCACGATCGGCGTCTTCGTGCTGCACAAGATCGCCCTGGCCGTTTCCGCGGCGATGGGGACCCCGTTCCCCGCCATCGATACCAACGACTATTTCTACATCTTCCCCTTCGCTGTGGGGCCGATGATCATCCGGATCATCCTCAATTCCGAAGTGGCGATGGTCTATGCCGCCATTACCGCACCGCTGCTCGGAGTGATGTTCGGCAACAGCCTCTTCGTGGTCATTTACGCCCTGCTCGGCGGGGTGGTTGGCGCCCACGGCGTCCGGCACTGCAAGGACCGCGGCCGGATCTATACCGCCGGCCTCAAGGTAAGTGTGGTCAATTTCGCCATGGCGCTGTCGTTCCAGACGATGAACGAGAGTTTTCTCTCGATGCAGACGTTCTACTGCGCCGCCTTTGCCCTGGTCGGGGGGATCGTCTGTGCGGCCATTGTTATCGGGATCATCCCGATGATCGAAACGGTTTTCCACTATACTACCGATATCAAGCTGCTCGAACTTTCTAACCTCAATTCGCCGATCCTTCGGGAACTGATGATCCGCGCTCCCGGTACCTATCATCACAGCGTGCTGGTCGGCAATCTGGTGGAAGCCGCCGCCGAGGCGATCAACGCCAATCCGCTTCTGGCGCGGGTGGCGGCCTATTACCACGATATCGGCAAGATCAGCAAGCCGCAGTATTTTATCGAAAACGTCGGCGGCGGTGAGAACCGTCATGATAAGCTGTCGCCGAACATGAGCGCCCTGATCCTGATCTCCCACGTCAAGGAAGGGGTGGAGCTCGCCCGGGAACACCGCCTCGGCCGGTCGATCATCGATATTATCCGTCAGTCGCACGGTACGGCGCTGATCAAGTTTTTCTACCAGAAAGCCCAGAACTGCACCGCTGAAGGCCAGGCCCTGGACGATCGCGATTTCCGTTACCCGGGCCCGAAGCCCCAGACCAGGGAAGCGGGGTTGGTGATGCTGGCCGACTGCGTCGAAGCGGCGTCCCGGACCCTTACCGATCCGACGCCGTCCCGGATTCAGGGGATGGTGCAGAAGATCATCAATAACGTGTTTATCGACGGCCAACTGGACGAGTGCGAGCTGACCCTGCACAACCTCCACGAAATCGCCAAGAGCTTCAACCAGATACTGGCCGGAATCTATCACCATCGGATCGACTATCCGGAACCGGCCTACAAGGAAAAGGAAAAACAGCCTGGAGGCAAAAAAGTCAGTGAAAGTAGCGATAACGAACCGGCAAAGGCGCCACCCGGTCCCGACGAAGGCCCTAAGAAAGGTAGCGGAGAGGATCTTAAGCGCCTTGGGATATCCCGATAGCGAGCTGTCGCTGGTGATTACCGGCGACCGCGGCATCCGGCGCGTCAACCGCGAGTACCTGGGGAAGGACCGGCCGACCAATGTCATTTCCTTTGCCATGAACGAGGGGGAGTTTGGCGGGGTCAATCCCGAACTGCTCGGCGATGTGATCATCTCGGCGGATACGACGGCCCGCGAGGCGGAAGAAGGGGGGCTTCCCTTCTGGCATCGGCTTTGTTTCCTGGTGATCCACGGCGTGCTTCACATTACCGGTTATGACCACGAGCGGAGCGGAGAAGCGGAGGCCCGCCGGATGGAGGCGAAAGAGCGGGAACTTTTCGCCCTGCTGGAGGATGAAGCGCTTGTCTGATGCCGAAATGCCCGATAGCGGCGCGGGATGTGGCAATCCCGGCGCGGGCAGGGCAGGGGCTCCGGAGAAGCCGACCCGGTTCATCGATTCGGTCAACTGCGCCATTGAGGGAATTCTGTACGCGTCGCGGACGCAGCGGCACATGCGCCGCCATTTTCTCGCCGCCCTGGTGCTGCTGGTTGCGGTTCTCTTCCTGCGGGTTTCGGCGCTGGAGTTCACCCTGCTGGCGATCTCCGTTGCCTTCGTCTTGTTCGCCGAGCTGATGAATACCTCGATCGAAGTAGTTGTCGACCTGGTTTCG contains:
- the ybeY gene encoding rRNA maturation RNase YbeY, producing the protein MKVAITNRQRRHPVPTKALRKVAERILSALGYPDSELSLVITGDRGIRRVNREYLGKDRPTNVISFAMNEGEFGGVNPELLGDVIISADTTAREAEEGGLPFWHRLCFLVIHGVLHITGYDHERSGEAEARRMEAKERELFALLEDEALV
- a CDS encoding HD family phosphohydrolase; this encodes MPSPSGKTDQDSRGSLALPLGRMLDNLLERFSSSRHEVRNRRILLLLTALLLTLFILPRQEFRSVHYKTGDIASSDIRATQDYLLEDRGLTEKKRKEAEVAVPYVYSFDSRGVEEVVGRFQQALSLLKESATGTAPPDRPIGAALKGIFGDELSPTEVAVLMHLGADSNFFDQVRLLAERFAGQKIVADKRTFDADSAHGITIVDSATGNPLEMNDLTVSPLDPADVAAKIRTLKVVVNGIPAHEIATLKELVVKAVRPTLVFNRDLTDRAVKRARDDVRPVLLQVKRGEMIVRVGERVTEDQAQKLEMIFAARHGINNFFSSFGLFGLILVLFYFPYRFARKNIRKFNPSTKDLLLVSLITIGVFVLHKIALAVSAAMGTPFPAIDTNDYFYIFPFAVGPMIIRIILNSEVAMVYAAITAPLLGVMFGNSLFVVIYALLGGVVGAHGVRHCKDRGRIYTAGLKVSVVNFAMALSFQTMNESFLSMQTFYCAAFALVGGIVCAAIVIGIIPMIETVFHYTTDIKLLELSNLNSPILRELMIRAPGTYHHSVLVGNLVEAAAEAINANPLLARVAAYYHDIGKISKPQYFIENVGGGENRHDKLSPNMSALILISHVKEGVELAREHRLGRSIIDIIRQSHGTALIKFFYQKAQNCTAEGQALDDRDFRYPGPKPQTREAGLVMLADCVEAASRTLTDPTPSRIQGMVQKIINNVFIDGQLDECELTLHNLHEIAKSFNQILAGIYHHRIDYPEPAYKEKEKQPGGKKVSESSDNEPAKAPPGPDEGPKKGSGEDLKRLGISR